One genomic segment of Flagellimonas marinaquae includes these proteins:
- a CDS encoding ferredoxin codes for MVVVTLQREKCIGCNYCVEMAPQHFAMSKKDGKSVLLHSQNKKGFHTIKSHDEGIFDSCEQASKACPVKIISVKRT; via the coding sequence ATGGTAGTTGTTACGCTTCAGCGAGAAAAATGTATCGGCTGCAACTATTGTGTTGAAATGGCGCCACAACATTTTGCCATGTCCAAAAAGGATGGTAAATCTGTTTTATTGCATTCACAGAACAAAAAGGGGTTCCATACCATAAAATCGCACGATGAGGGAATTTTTGATAGCTGTGAACAAGCTTCCAAGGCATGTCCTGTAAAAATCATATCGGTAAAAAGAACCTGA
- a CDS encoding PIG-L family deacetylase: MKHFWIFFSATIVLFTSGFAQKPEKLTSAELFHEVQKLNFLGTALYVAAHPDDENTSLISYLSNHKKAKTVYLSLTRGDGGQNLIGSELRELLGVLRTQELLAARNVDGGEQLFTRANDFGFSKLPKETLEIWDNDKVLADVVWAIRNIKPDVIINRFDHRTPGTTHGHHTASAMLSMEAFDLANNPQAYPEQLNHSDTWQPKRIFYNTSWWQYGSREKFAKADKSNMIKMDVGVYYPELGLSNNEISAMSRSQHLCQGFGTLTVRGSSEEYLELLKGPAATGNDLFEGVNTTWSRVKGGEAIGRILEKVEENFDFQNPAKHIPELIRAYQMLQNIEDEHWKSIKSKELKHIILAATGLYLEASSENASATPGSQATINLEAINRSSANITLKEIQLVGANAKIAPNKVLTNNQKENFSIDFSVLSSMMYTSPYWLNEQGSLGMYVVNNQQLIGKPETPNAFKARFSLLFDGSEIIFEKDIVHRYSRPDKGELYEPFAILPEVTSKIDEKVLIFANSDTKEVQVKVRAGKNNVSGTISLDHPTGWSVSPKSIPFTIEQRGEEIPLTFKVTPPNSESEGYIEPKITVGDQVFDKELVEIAYDHIPKQSVLLRSAAKVVRMNIKKAGEHIAYIMGAGDKVPESLEQIGYQVHIVDPNEIQNGDLDKYDAVVVGIRAYNVIGALKFKQPVLFDYVERGGTMIVQYNTAGRWSNQFENIAPYDITLSRDRVTDENAEVKILAPKNSLVNFPNAITTKDFEGWVQERGLYFPSKWSAEFTPILSMKDEGETEKQGSLIVAPYGEGHYIYTGLSFFRELPVGVSGAYKLFANMLSIGKNEVKKDSNVKG, encoded by the coding sequence ATGAAACATTTCTGGATATTTTTTTCAGCAACAATAGTATTGTTTACCAGTGGATTTGCGCAAAAACCAGAAAAACTTACCTCTGCCGAACTGTTTCACGAAGTTCAGAAATTGAATTTTTTGGGAACCGCACTTTATGTTGCGGCCCACCCTGATGACGAGAACACCAGCTTAATTTCGTACCTATCCAATCACAAAAAAGCAAAAACAGTATACCTATCCTTAACCCGTGGTGATGGTGGACAAAACCTGATTGGTTCAGAACTCAGAGAATTATTGGGCGTTCTGCGTACCCAGGAACTTTTGGCGGCAAGAAATGTGGATGGTGGAGAACAACTATTTACACGGGCAAACGATTTTGGATTCTCCAAACTGCCCAAAGAAACATTGGAGATTTGGGACAACGATAAAGTGTTGGCCGATGTAGTTTGGGCAATCCGAAATATTAAACCGGACGTGATCATAAATCGTTTTGACCACAGAACACCGGGAACTACGCATGGCCACCACACGGCCTCCGCAATGTTGAGCATGGAAGCTTTTGATCTGGCCAACAATCCACAAGCTTACCCGGAACAACTGAACCACTCCGATACTTGGCAACCCAAACGTATTTTTTATAATACATCTTGGTGGCAATATGGAAGTAGGGAAAAGTTTGCCAAAGCGGATAAATCCAATATGATTAAAATGGATGTTGGCGTATATTATCCGGAGCTTGGCCTATCCAACAATGAAATTTCGGCAATGTCCAGAAGCCAACACTTATGCCAAGGTTTTGGAACGTTAACGGTTCGTGGTTCGTCCGAGGAGTATTTGGAATTGCTTAAAGGACCGGCAGCTACCGGCAACGATCTTTTTGAAGGGGTCAATACAACCTGGTCCCGTGTAAAAGGTGGTGAAGCCATTGGACGGATTTTGGAAAAAGTCGAAGAAAATTTCGATTTTCAAAACCCGGCCAAACACATACCCGAACTCATTAGAGCCTATCAAATGCTTCAAAATATTGAAGATGAGCATTGGAAGAGTATAAAATCAAAAGAATTAAAGCATATTATCTTGGCCGCTACTGGGCTATATCTGGAAGCCAGTTCCGAAAATGCTTCAGCCACCCCTGGAAGTCAGGCGACCATCAATTTGGAAGCCATAAATAGATCGTCCGCCAACATTACTTTAAAAGAAATCCAGTTGGTCGGTGCAAACGCCAAGATCGCTCCAAACAAGGTTTTAACCAACAATCAAAAGGAAAATTTTTCAATTGACTTTTCTGTCCTCAGTTCCATGATGTATACCAGTCCGTACTGGTTGAACGAGCAGGGGTCGCTTGGCATGTACGTGGTTAACAATCAACAATTGATAGGAAAACCGGAAACGCCCAATGCCTTTAAAGCTAGATTTAGCTTGTTGTTCGATGGAAGTGAAATTATATTCGAAAAAGATATAGTACACCGCTATTCCAGACCGGACAAGGGAGAATTGTACGAGCCTTTTGCCATTCTTCCCGAAGTAACCTCCAAGATCGATGAAAAAGTTTTGATTTTTGCAAATTCGGACACCAAAGAAGTACAGGTAAAGGTCAGAGCTGGAAAAAATAATGTCTCTGGAACCATTTCATTAGATCATCCAACGGGCTGGTCGGTCTCCCCAAAATCCATACCATTTACGATCGAACAAAGAGGTGAAGAAATTCCGTTAACCTTTAAGGTTACTCCCCCAAATTCTGAGAGTGAAGGTTATATTGAACCAAAAATTACCGTTGGCGATCAAGTTTTTGACAAGGAATTGGTGGAAATCGCTTACGATCATATTCCAAAACAATCGGTTCTTTTGCGATCGGCGGCCAAAGTAGTGCGAATGAACATAAAAAAAGCTGGTGAACACATTGCCTACATTATGGGAGCTGGTGATAAGGTCCCTGAAAGTTTGGAACAGATCGGGTACCAAGTACATATTGTAGACCCCAATGAAATACAAAATGGAGATTTGGACAAGTATGATGCCGTAGTTGTAGGCATTCGAGCATACAATGTAATCGGCGCACTTAAGTTTAAACAGCCGGTGTTGTTCGATTATGTGGAAAGAGGCGGAACCATGATCGTGCAATACAATACCGCTGGCAGATGGTCCAATCAATTTGAAAATATTGCGCCCTACGATATTACACTTTCACGGGATAGGGTTACCGACGAGAATGCCGAGGTCAAAATACTGGCCCCAAAAAATTCCCTTGTTAATTTTCCCAATGCGATTACCACGAAAGATTTTGAAGGATGGGTACAAGAGCGCGGTCTATATTTTCCAAGCAAATGGAGTGCCGAGTTCACCCCTATTCTATCCATGAAAGATGAAGGTGAAACCGAAAAACAAGGAAGCTTAATTGTGGCACCTTACGGAGAAGGTCACTATATTTACACAGGACTTAGCTTCTTCAGGGAAT
- a CDS encoding Rossmann-like and DUF2520 domain-containing protein, with protein sequence MLKIVLLGTGNLAKHLHDAFTKAKNVNVVQVVGRNTQALHQFSDKSEVTDNFKEIVDADVYIIAVKDDVIGKVSKFVANKKGVVAHTSGAMPMAVVHSTKKGVFYPLQTFTKGKMVDFSTIPICIEASDTESLKVLELLAKPISENVHPIDSEQRKKLHLAAVFVNNFTNYLYGVGEEICLQEGLSFNLLKPLILETAEKIKTMPPKKAQTGPARRNDRQSMQGHLGLLKNEKHITLYKLLSRAIIQAHEEEL encoded by the coding sequence ATGCTCAAGATAGTACTATTGGGAACCGGCAACTTGGCAAAACATTTACACGATGCTTTTACCAAGGCCAAAAACGTTAATGTGGTCCAAGTTGTAGGTCGCAATACCCAAGCGTTGCACCAATTTTCCGACAAATCCGAAGTAACCGATAATTTTAAGGAAATCGTCGATGCCGATGTGTACATTATTGCTGTTAAGGACGATGTTATAGGCAAAGTATCCAAATTTGTTGCAAACAAAAAAGGTGTGGTGGCCCATACTTCCGGAGCTATGCCCATGGCAGTTGTTCACTCCACAAAAAAGGGTGTTTTTTATCCCCTACAAACCTTTACCAAAGGTAAGATGGTAGATTTTTCCACAATTCCCATTTGTATTGAAGCAAGCGATACCGAATCTTTGAAAGTATTGGAGCTTTTGGCCAAACCTATATCTGAAAATGTACATCCTATCGACTCGGAACAGCGAAAAAAATTGCATCTTGCAGCCGTTTTTGTAAATAACTTTACCAACTACCTATATGGGGTTGGCGAAGAGATTTGCCTACAGGAGGGCCTGTCTTTTAATTTGTTGAAACCATTGATTTTGGAAACAGCGGAGAAAATTAAAACGATGCCACCCAAAAAAGCACAGACTGGGCCCGCACGCCGAAACGATCGGCAAAGTATGCAAGGTCATTTGGGACTCTTAAAAAACGAAAAACATATTACTTTATACAAACTATTGAGCAGAGCCATAATACAAGCACATGAAGAAGAATTATAA
- a CDS encoding peptidase U32 family protein, which yields MQQIELMAPAGNFESLQAALDNGADSVYFGVEQLNMRARATMNFTLDDLPEIAKRCNAKGVRTYLTLNTIIYDHDLSIVKTLLKKAKEVGLTAIIAMDQAVISSARELGLEVHISTQINVTNIETVKFYAMFADTMVLSRELSLRQVKKITEQIEKEQVKGPSGRLVEIEVFGHGALCMAVSGKCYLSLHSHNSSANRGACKQNCRKKYTVIDQESGFEMELDNEYIMSPKDLCTIDFLDQVADAGVKVLKIEGRGRAPEYVARVIKCYRQAIDSLYEGNYDKKKVIEWMQELEKVYNRGFWSGYYLGQKLGEWSKIPGSSATQKKVYIGKGAHFFPKSNIGEFTIEAYDLSVGDTILVTGPTTGAKEMKVTEMLVNDAKLSTAKKGDSVTIPLGFRIRLSDKLYKIVENKVEA from the coding sequence ATGCAACAAATTGAGCTGATGGCTCCGGCCGGTAATTTTGAATCTTTGCAAGCCGCTCTGGACAATGGGGCAGATTCGGTATATTTTGGAGTTGAACAATTGAACATGAGGGCAAGGGCCACGATGAACTTTACTTTGGACGACCTGCCCGAGATAGCCAAACGATGTAATGCCAAAGGTGTTAGGACTTACCTTACCTTGAATACCATAATTTACGATCACGATCTATCCATTGTAAAAACTCTTTTAAAAAAAGCCAAAGAGGTTGGTCTCACCGCCATAATCGCTATGGATCAGGCTGTGATATCTTCGGCAAGAGAGCTGGGACTGGAAGTTCATATTTCTACACAGATCAATGTGACCAATATAGAAACGGTAAAGTTTTATGCCATGTTTGCCGATACCATGGTTTTGAGCCGAGAGTTGAGCTTGCGTCAGGTAAAAAAGATAACCGAACAAATTGAGAAGGAGCAGGTCAAGGGACCATCCGGGCGTTTGGTCGAGATTGAAGTATTCGGACACGGAGCTCTTTGCATGGCTGTTTCCGGTAAGTGTTATTTGAGTTTGCACTCCCACAATTCATCGGCAAATAGAGGAGCTTGCAAGCAGAATTGCCGTAAAAAGTATACGGTGATCGATCAAGAAAGTGGTTTTGAGATGGAACTTGACAATGAGTATATAATGTCGCCGAAAGACCTCTGTACCATCGATTTTCTTGATCAAGTGGCAGATGCAGGGGTAAAGGTCTTAAAGATAGAGGGACGTGGACGTGCTCCGGAATATGTGGCCCGTGTAATAAAATGCTATCGCCAGGCGATAGATAGTTTGTACGAGGGAAACTATGATAAGAAAAAGGTGATTGAATGGATGCAAGAGTTGGAGAAAGTCTACAATCGCGGCTTCTGGAGCGGTTATTATTTAGGTCAAAAGCTGGGAGAGTGGAGTAAAATACCCGGTTCCTCTGCCACACAAAAGAAAGTGTACATTGGAAAAGGAGCACATTTCTTTCCAAAAAGCAACATTGGCGAGTTTACTATTGAAGCCTATGATCTTTCTGTTGGAGATACAATTTTGGTTACAGGCCCAACCACTGGTGCCAAGGAAATGAAGGTTACCGAAATGTTGGTGAACGATGCCAAATTATCCACTGCCAAAAAAGGGGACTCCGTAACCATTCCTTTAGGTTTTAGGATTCGCCTTTCGGACAAATTGTACAAAATTGTTGAAAACAAGGTGGAAGCCTAA
- a CDS encoding KdsC family phosphatase yields the protein MKKNYKELLSSITTFVFDVDGVFTDGTVLITTDGELLRKMSVKDGYALKTAITKGYNVCIITGGTNQGVKERLKGLGVTDFYMGAHHKQEPLEEYMDIHDIDPKTVLYMGDDMPDIPPMKMVALAASPQNAVAEVKAISDYVSHKNGGDGCVRDVIEQVLKVRGDWNDNFSAKND from the coding sequence ATGAAGAAGAATTATAAAGAGCTTTTGAGCAGTATCACAACTTTTGTTTTTGATGTCGATGGTGTTTTTACCGACGGCACGGTATTGATCACCACCGATGGTGAACTATTGCGCAAAATGAGCGTTAAAGACGGTTATGCCTTAAAAACAGCTATTACCAAAGGTTACAACGTTTGCATAATTACGGGAGGTACCAACCAAGGGGTAAAAGAGCGTTTAAAAGGTCTAGGTGTTACCGATTTTTACATGGGGGCACATCATAAACAGGAACCTTTGGAAGAATATATGGACATTCACGATATAGACCCGAAAACCGTGCTTTACATGGGCGATGATATGCCGGATATTCCTCCTATGAAAATGGTCGCATTGGCGGCATCCCCACAAAATGCCGTTGCAGAAGTTAAGGCGATTTCGGATTATGTTTCCCATAAAAACGGAGGAGATGGTTGCGTAAGGGACGTAATTGAACAGGTCTTGAAAGTTCGAGGGGACTGGAACGATAATTTTAGTGCAAAGAATGACTAA
- a CDS encoding Maf family nucleotide pyrophosphatase: MTKNPLKEKLKGRHIILGSGSPRRKMFLEELGLDFEVRPKSVEEIYPQELQGEEISAYLAKLKATPFKNELNPSDILITSDTVVWHNNASLAKASNQGEAFKMLKTMSGDWHEVITSVCFTTTQKQTMASCVTKVKLKDLTDDEINFYIERCQPYDKAGAYGIQEWIGMIGISEIQGSYNNVVGLPTHLVYTTLLEL, translated from the coding sequence ATGACTAAAAACCCACTCAAGGAAAAACTCAAAGGTAGACACATAATCCTAGGTTCGGGTTCTCCCCGTCGTAAAATGTTTTTGGAAGAATTAGGGCTGGATTTTGAGGTACGCCCAAAATCCGTGGAAGAAATTTACCCTCAAGAACTACAGGGCGAAGAAATATCCGCTTATTTGGCTAAGTTAAAAGCTACCCCCTTTAAAAATGAATTGAACCCTTCGGATATTTTGATAACCTCGGATACCGTGGTCTGGCACAACAATGCATCGTTGGCAAAAGCGAGCAACCAAGGTGAGGCTTTTAAAATGTTAAAGACCATGTCCGGGGATTGGCACGAAGTTATTACCTCGGTATGTTTTACCACCACGCAAAAACAAACCATGGCCAGTTGTGTTACCAAAGTAAAATTGAAAGATTTGACCGATGATGAGATCAATTTTTATATCGAGAGATGCCAACCTTACGATAAAGCAGGTGCCTACGGTATTCAGGAGTGGATCGGAATGATCGGTATTTCTGAAATCCAAGGTTCTTATAACAATGTAGTCGGATTGCCCACTCATTTGGTATACACTACCCTTTTGGAACTTTGA
- a CDS encoding septum formation inhibitor Maf, with protein MKFSHIIPKIARLIIAIALFVSCQEKNSVAEETLQKPELEMEKPLPRNPLTEDFKKYWYAGNAEITSYRLEQARYGELRDGTAAMIYVTEPFLPNKQVKADRASADNISVLKLNATKKFLTGIYPYSIMNSTFYPVHDNLHALKTSLSVQEWCGHVYAQLNNRDQFEFTSHSYFESEADQAFSMEKANLENEIWIKIRINPNNLPLGDISMVPSLEYLRLVHKKVKAYSAMANISSNHETSTYTIHYPELERTLKIDFTSDFPYAIESWTEEFKSGFGPNAKVMTTSATKIKTLKTAYWGQNSNNDLILRDSLGL; from the coding sequence ATGAAATTTTCTCATATAATACCAAAAATTGCCCGCTTGATTATTGCAATCGCATTATTTGTCAGTTGTCAAGAAAAAAATAGTGTTGCCGAGGAGACTTTGCAAAAACCAGAGCTCGAAATGGAAAAGCCCCTGCCCAGAAATCCGCTCACCGAAGATTTTAAAAAGTATTGGTATGCAGGAAATGCCGAAATCACTTCCTACCGGTTGGAACAGGCGCGATATGGAGAGCTACGAGATGGAACAGCCGCGATGATCTACGTTACCGAACCCTTTTTGCCCAATAAACAAGTAAAAGCAGACCGTGCCAGTGCCGATAATATTTCAGTTCTTAAACTCAATGCGACCAAAAAGTTTTTAACCGGTATTTATCCATACTCCATTATGAACAGTACGTTTTACCCTGTCCATGACAATCTACATGCATTAAAGACGAGTTTGTCGGTCCAGGAATGGTGCGGTCACGTATACGCTCAATTGAACAATAGAGATCAATTTGAGTTTACTTCACATTCTTATTTTGAGAGTGAGGCGGACCAAGCATTTTCAATGGAAAAAGCCAACTTGGAAAACGAAATCTGGATCAAAATCCGCATAAACCCCAATAATCTTCCCTTGGGCGATATATCCATGGTACCTTCGCTGGAATATTTACGATTGGTCCATAAAAAGGTTAAGGCATACAGTGCCATGGCCAACATATCATCAAACCACGAAACTTCTACCTACACCATTCATTACCCTGAATTGGAACGTACTTTAAAGATTGATTTTACTTCAGATTTTCCTTATGCCATAGAAAGTTGGACGGAAGAATTTAAAAGTGGTTTTGGTCCAAATGCAAAAGTAATGACCACTTCTGCCACAAAAATAAAAACATTGAAAACCGCATATTGGGGTCAAAATAGCAATAATGATCTAATTTTAAGGGACAGTTTAGGTTTATAG